From the genome of Halorussus caseinilyticus, one region includes:
- a CDS encoding sulfite exporter TauE/SafE family protein: protein MSTATTAERFVGNLADFRYREVLMTGATAAVLLGSVALFPGVENVSKGIDGNLTAWQLALFLLLPIAAGAIKGTIGFGYALITTPIFATVIDPTMAVVVLAIPPWMINVFQVGETDTGLGYVRERWSLILLALVGSIVGVFFLDTFSTHPVVPFLIGLLILGYVLFEVVQNFVTVEEAHNPLALGGVGLLEGFLLAAANLGPLLPAYLHTFERDTEQYVGGLSMVFTFVFTARIVQMALFTDLLTTYRLWLGCALAVVTLVGLFAGTYLRRAGVDEDRFNWLVVGLLFVISLNIFYKTGPAVLNSIQNVALTLGI, encoded by the coding sequence ATGTCTACGGCCACGACTGCCGAGCGATTCGTCGGGAATCTCGCCGATTTCCGGTATCGGGAAGTCCTGATGACCGGGGCGACGGCCGCCGTCCTCCTCGGTTCGGTGGCGCTGTTTCCCGGCGTCGAGAACGTCTCGAAGGGCATCGACGGGAACCTGACCGCGTGGCAACTCGCGCTGTTCCTCCTGCTCCCGATTGCGGCGGGCGCTATCAAGGGGACTATCGGCTTCGGCTACGCCCTCATCACGACGCCAATCTTCGCCACGGTCATCGACCCGACGATGGCAGTGGTGGTGCTTGCCATCCCGCCGTGGATGATTAACGTATTTCAGGTGGGCGAAACCGACACCGGACTCGGCTACGTCCGCGAGCGGTGGTCGCTCATCCTGCTCGCGCTGGTCGGGTCCATCGTCGGCGTGTTCTTCCTCGACACCTTCAGCACGCATCCGGTGGTTCCGTTCCTCATCGGCTTGCTCATCCTCGGCTACGTCCTCTTCGAGGTCGTGCAGAACTTCGTCACGGTCGAGGAGGCGCACAATCCGCTCGCACTCGGCGGCGTCGGCCTGCTGGAGGGTTTCCTACTCGCGGCGGCCAACCTCGGCCCGCTCCTGCCCGCGTACCTCCACACCTTCGAGCGCGACACCGAGCAGTACGTCGGCGGTCTCTCGATGGTGTTCACGTTCGTCTTCACCGCCCGCATCGTCCAGATGGCGCTGTTCACCGACCTGTTGACGACCTATCGGCTCTGGCTGGGGTGCGCGCTCGCGGTCGTGACCCTCGTCGGCCTCTTCGCGGGGACGTACCTCCGTCGCGCGGGCGTGGACGAGGACCGCTTCAACTGGCTCGTGGTCGGTCTCCTGTTCGTCATCTCGCTCAACATCTTCTACAAGACCGGTCCCGCCGTACTGAACTCGATTCAGAACGTCGCGCTGACCCTCGGAATCTGA
- a CDS encoding universal stress protein, with amino-acid sequence MFEDILVPVDEGDGTDAAIGHAADLADRFGATVHVLFVADTNRDSVTLVGTDVVDALEREGADIVEPVADDVRARGVECESEIAQGDPATTIADYAESRGMDLVVMPTRGRTGLSRYLLGSVTEKVVRLSEVPVLTIRTHDDARTSFPYENVLIPTDGSEAASGAIDRAVDFASAFDATLHAVSVIDDTSLGFDVRSASASGELEATADAALADAAARASDAGVEAVVEEVLRGEVARTIREYAEDNDIDVVVMGTAGRGGADRVLLGSVTERLVRTSPVPVVTVRR; translated from the coding sequence ATGTTCGAGGACATCCTCGTTCCAGTCGATGAAGGCGACGGGACCGACGCCGCAATCGGTCACGCCGCCGACCTCGCCGACCGCTTCGGCGCGACCGTTCACGTCCTGTTCGTCGCCGACACGAACCGCGATAGCGTGACGCTCGTCGGAACCGACGTGGTGGACGCCTTGGAGCGCGAGGGGGCCGACATCGTGGAACCCGTCGCCGACGACGTGCGAGCGCGCGGCGTCGAGTGCGAGTCGGAAATCGCGCAGGGCGACCCCGCGACGACCATCGCCGACTACGCCGAGTCGCGGGGGATGGACCTCGTGGTGATGCCGACCCGCGGCCGGACGGGTCTCTCGCGCTACCTGCTCGGGAGCGTCACCGAGAAGGTCGTCCGACTCTCCGAGGTGCCCGTCCTCACGATTCGGACCCACGACGACGCCCGCACGTCGTTCCCCTACGAGAACGTCCTGATTCCGACCGACGGGAGCGAGGCCGCGAGCGGAGCCATCGACCGGGCCGTCGATTTCGCGTCCGCCTTCGACGCGACCCTTCACGCCGTCTCGGTGATAGACGACACCTCGCTCGGATTCGACGTGCGCTCGGCGTCGGCCTCCGGCGAACTCGAAGCCACCGCCGATGCCGCCCTCGCCGATGCCGCCGCCAGAGCGAGCGACGCCGGGGTCGAAGCCGTGGTCGAGGAAGTCCTGCGCGGTGAAGTCGCTCGAACCATCCGGGAGTACGCCGAGGACAACGACATCGACGTAGTGGTGATGGGGACCGCCGGACGCGGCGGCGCGGACAGAGTTCTCCTCGGAAGCGTAACCGAGCGACTCGTCCGCACGTCGCCGGTGCCGGTCGTGACCGTGCGACGATAG
- a CDS encoding DUF7095 family protein — translation MNRDEAIERVEEILAAVEDETMPVPVRELWVYGDVALGLDPVERLDVYVTKDILLRGDDGDAAERFRKSHGVEGVGKTVRAAWAEEYPEFIRANDSGHVAPEKCLAAHLLPEDEPVHLEVCNSSFEDNVTQRLKGAIEREAYEQILDPRGVCLWAEGQRSDEALRKLRESELAFPTLPDALEMLGMDEDETDEAARAVESYRKRQEGATVRGDVV, via the coding sequence ATGAACCGAGACGAGGCTATCGAGCGCGTCGAGGAGATTTTGGCCGCCGTCGAGGACGAGACGATGCCCGTGCCGGTCCGCGAGTTGTGGGTGTACGGCGACGTGGCACTGGGACTCGACCCGGTGGAGCGACTGGACGTGTACGTCACCAAGGACATCCTCCTACGCGGCGACGACGGCGACGCCGCCGAGCGATTTCGGAAGTCCCACGGCGTCGAAGGCGTCGGCAAGACCGTCCGGGCGGCGTGGGCCGAGGAGTACCCCGAGTTCATCCGCGCGAACGACAGCGGCCACGTCGCGCCGGAGAAGTGTCTGGCCGCCCACCTCCTGCCGGAGGACGAACCGGTCCACCTCGAAGTCTGTAACTCCAGTTTCGAGGACAACGTGACTCAGCGTCTCAAGGGCGCGATAGAGCGGGAGGCCTACGAGCAGATTCTGGACCCGCGGGGCGTCTGCCTCTGGGCCGAGGGCCAGCGAAGCGACGAGGCACTGCGCAAACTCCGCGAGAGCGAACTCGCGTTCCCGACGCTCCCCGACGCGCTGGAGATGCTCGGCATGGACGAAGACGAGACGGACGAGGCCGCCCGAGCCGTCGAGTCCTACCGGAAGCGACAGGAAGGTGCGACCGTCCGCGGCGACGTAGTTTGA